From Lawsonia intracellularis PHE/MN1-00, the proteins below share one genomic window:
- a CDS encoding ATP-dependent helicase: MFDTSTLNSAQLEAVTAPDGPVLVIAGAGSGKTRTIIYRLAWLAEQGIPPSSMLLLTFTRKASQEMLHRATMLLNYSLGDVNGGTFHSIAFSTLRQYKPSWATGKVTIIDAQDTLTSLQHCKEELKIAKGDRSFPKLQTVAALLSRARNKEITFKELIQKDSPHLISHIDSLTTLVERYTTYKKQQNLLDYDDLLFEFELLLKGDESKNIPPLAPLFQERYQYIMVDEYQDTNRVQARLVRLLSGNTNNTMAVGDDAQSIYAFRGATVNNILEFPNLFPGTKIIRLEENYRSTQPILDTANAILKESQEGFHKHLFTNRIGGEKVRLIRSLSDLTQANLIANRIKELLSIYPPKEIAILFRAGYQSYHLEIALAKHTIRFRKYGGLKYTEAAHIKDMMAFIRLIVNPLDMPSFLRIAAFSKGVGPKTAQKIYQIAAQGNFLELQKVCNKYPDLLSDMTLLDEIRQQPLEPTEILTKVFEHYQPKLIVHFPEDWPRRQQGLEELIHIASAYTDLEQFIADLSLETPEEELNEEESIVLSTIHSAKGLEWDAVIILDLVEDRFPSRHSLIRSEDFEEERRLMYVACTRAKKQLELSVPTTLYNKQYGCNEPAIPSPFVQQLPSIVIEEWQEGYSGNIYKKITIPTNQPDSKTCSQIPASNNTYNKEELSYSFCRHKIFGRGKIIEYLLPDKCRVNFPGFGLKVILKDYLTIED; encoded by the coding sequence ATGTTTGATACCTCTACTCTTAATAGTGCTCAACTTGAAGCTGTCACTGCACCAGATGGTCCTGTCCTTGTTATTGCAGGAGCAGGTAGTGGTAAAACTCGAACTATTATCTATAGACTTGCCTGGTTAGCTGAACAAGGTATTCCCCCATCTTCTATGTTACTTCTTACCTTTACTCGTAAAGCTAGCCAAGAAATGCTTCATCGTGCTACAATGCTTCTTAATTATAGTCTTGGTGACGTTAATGGTGGAACATTCCATAGCATAGCTTTTTCTACTCTACGTCAATATAAACCCTCCTGGGCAACAGGGAAAGTCACTATAATAGATGCACAAGACACCCTAACTTCTCTCCAACACTGTAAAGAAGAACTCAAAATTGCTAAAGGTGATCGTTCGTTTCCCAAACTACAAACAGTTGCAGCTTTATTAAGTAGAGCAAGAAATAAAGAAATAACATTTAAGGAACTTATACAAAAAGACTCTCCTCATCTTATCTCCCATATTGATTCATTAACAACTCTTGTTGAACGTTATACTACATATAAAAAACAACAAAATTTACTTGATTATGACGATCTTCTTTTTGAGTTTGAATTACTTCTTAAAGGTGATGAATCAAAAAACATTCCTCCATTAGCTCCATTATTTCAAGAACGTTATCAATATATTATGGTAGATGAATATCAAGACACAAATCGTGTCCAAGCACGTCTTGTTCGGCTTCTTTCTGGAAACACAAATAATACAATGGCTGTCGGGGATGATGCACAATCTATTTATGCTTTTAGAGGAGCGACAGTAAACAATATCCTAGAATTTCCTAATCTATTCCCAGGGACCAAAATTATACGTCTAGAAGAAAATTATCGTTCTACCCAACCTATATTAGATACAGCAAATGCTATACTTAAAGAGTCACAAGAAGGTTTTCATAAACATTTATTTACTAATCGTATAGGAGGAGAAAAAGTTCGCCTTATACGATCATTAAGCGATCTTACTCAGGCAAATCTTATTGCTAATCGAATAAAAGAATTACTATCTATATATCCTCCCAAAGAAATTGCAATCCTATTTAGAGCAGGATATCAATCTTACCATTTAGAAATTGCTCTTGCCAAGCATACTATTCGATTCAGAAAATATGGCGGCCTCAAATATACTGAAGCTGCCCATATTAAAGATATGATGGCATTTATAAGGCTTATTGTTAATCCACTAGATATGCCATCATTTTTACGTATTGCTGCCTTTTCAAAAGGAGTTGGCCCCAAAACAGCTCAAAAAATTTACCAAATAGCAGCACAAGGAAATTTTTTAGAGCTTCAAAAAGTTTGTAATAAATACCCTGATCTTCTTAGTGATATGACTCTACTTGATGAGATACGACAACAGCCTTTAGAACCTACAGAAATATTAACCAAAGTCTTTGAACATTATCAACCAAAACTTATAGTCCATTTCCCTGAAGATTGGCCACGCCGTCAACAAGGGCTTGAAGAACTTATACATATTGCTTCTGCCTATACAGATCTTGAACAATTTATTGCCGATCTTTCTTTAGAGACTCCAGAAGAAGAGCTGAATGAAGAAGAAAGCATTGTGCTTTCTACTATTCATTCTGCAAAAGGTCTTGAATGGGATGCTGTTATTATCCTTGACTTAGTAGAAGATAGATTTCCTTCTAGACATTCGCTTATACGCTCTGAAGATTTTGAAGAAGAAAGACGCCTTATGTATGTAGCATGTACTAGAGCCAAAAAACAGCTTGAACTTTCTGTTCCTACTACACTCTATAATAAACAATATGGATGCAATGAACCTGCAATCCCAAGCCCTTTTGTACAACAACTTCCAAGTATAGTAATAGAGGAGTGGCAAGAAGGTTATTCAGGCAACATATATAAAAAAATTACAATACCTACTAATCAACCAGATAGCAAAACATGTTCCCAAATACCTGCTTCTAACAATACATATAATAAAGAAGAGTTATCTTATAGTTTTTGTCGACACAAAATTTTTGGTAGAGGTAAAATTATAGAATATTTATTACCTGATAAATGTAGAGTAAACTTCCCTGGATTTGGCCTTAAAGTTATCTTAAAAGACTACCTAACTATTGAAGATTAA